The Lepeophtheirus salmonis chromosome 3, UVic_Lsal_1.4, whole genome shotgun sequence genomic interval TGGGCAAGGAAATGGAAGAGGCTTCTCATTTATGGAAATGCCCTAAATGTACTGTGAATCTACTAAATGCAGAGAAAACTACTCCAACCAAGTCTCAGCCCACTCCAAGCAAAAAGACACCCatcaaaatgaagaaagaagAGCTTAGAAAGAAAACTATTGTCGAATCTGAGAAAGTAATTTTGGTTTCCTGTTTTTTAGCTCCAttgattttttagttaaatttattaaatgattttttaattatgatgtatATGTATTAAGTTCAGACCTGTTCACAAAATTTCTATGTCTTTTGAACTTTGATTTTATATTGTTGATATCATATCTAATCATACAATCTTATTGTGttatcgtttttgttttttttgttctagaAGAAAGAGCGCTCGTGCTTTGTTTGTGATAAACCACCTCGGatgaattcaatattttgcTCTGATGACTGTATTTCAAAACATGCCAATAAAGCTAAGGCACTTCTCCATAAAAGTAGGCCCAAGGCTTCAGAAGTAAGTGAATAAGGTTCATTTGTACAACTTTGCATAACTCTATTTTAACCCTTTAGAATATATCTCAGCCCTCAGCGAATAGTGGTAAGACTCAAGTACTTGTAATTGAGCCTAATACCAATACAATGTTAAATGGACCCAATGCACCAACTGAGGGAACTCTGGAAGTGTGGTTAAAATCTCATCCAACCTTTCATGTTGTCATGCCCACTAGTCTCCCTACGTCGAAATTCTATGGGTTAGTTTTCTTGTGTTGAATTTATTCTGattgaatgttttaatttttgtcatttcgCTTCAGGAATTCGAGTAAAAAAGCACCTCCTAAAGTTATATCACCTCACCATTATAAtacaggaaataaaaatattcaaatatcaccaGACGGCTCTAGAGTTTTAACTGTAAAAAAGTCCCCCTCCCAATTCATGTCATCTGAAGAACTGAGAGaagctgaaaggaaaaaaattcagaaatctcTTCAGCAACATGTACAAAAGGAGTCCCTCTCCAAGAAAATTCATCAGCAGCCTCAAAAACTATCCAACATGTCTAAAGTTCGTAAAGAACAACCTATTCGAGCTAAAAGCCCTCCAAGGAAGAGTGCCCCATCACCTCCTCCACCTTCCATTGTAGATCCTAAACCTATTAGGGCCAATGCTGTAAAAGGTTTTTATGATGCATTAAAAGGTCGTTTATCCAAGGTGAATGACGTTCAGATTGCCGATGTTGATCTCAATTCGTTAGTCGAGGAGATCGAAGAATCTCTTTTTcgatattataataaagatgTTACTTCGAAATATAAAGCTAAATATCGTAGTTTGGTTTTCAatattaaagatgaaaaaaatacggGTTTCTTTCGTAAAATTGTATCTCGTAAGATTAATTCAAAGGATCTCGTGTCTTTAACTGCAGAGGAAATGGCTAATAAGGAATTACAACGTTGGCgggaaaaagaattaaaaaatgacattgagAAAATTAAGTCACATGAGCTAGATATGATTAAATTAGGTTctaaatttgtaatgaaaagtCATAAGGGTGAGATTGCTATTGAGGGAGAAGAGGCAACTACTAATGTATCTACTGTTGTATCTGGTGCAAATCCACCTCTCAAATTACCggaagaaataaatgaaactgAAATTGTTATAAGTTCACGTAGAAAAGATGTGATTGAAGGGTCCCTTACGTGGGATCATGGTACTCACGAGTTTGAGCCAACTTGTGACGTTTGCAACGGAAAAAAGACGCTAGAAGAATTCTTGACCATCAAAGTATCCAAAGATCAAAGGGATCAGAAGCAAGAGAAATCTTCTAAACATTCCAAAAGTTCATCGCATCATCATAAGCATGATGAGGATAGGGATAATAGAAAATCTGAATCCAAGGGCAGCGATAAAAAACATTCCTCATCATCTAAGCATAAAGGTCGTAGACGATCTAGGTCGAGAGATCGAGATCGTAAGAGGTCTTCGAAAGAAAGGAAATCATCTTCTAAAGAAAGAAGTTATTCCTCTAAAGAACGAATTTACTCTTCTAAAAGTAGAAGTTCCTCCTCAAAAGACAAACAAAGCAAAGAGTCTTCTGATAAAAGTTCTAATTCACATCGGCGATCAAGTCGCGATGAAAGTAAAGACTCCTCGCGACATACGAGCCCCTCTAAAAGCTCTAGTAGTAGGTCCAAACATTCTCATAAAAGTTCTAAAGAACCATCTTCTAGCTCAAAGAGTTCCCATGAGAAAAGTAAGACTTCCTCCTCATCATCTAGTCATTCCAGTCGTGATGATAGCAATAAAGTTAACaagtccctgggagaaatatgGTCTTCAAAACGTAATGATGATCCACCTAAAGAAGATGTAGTAGTTCCACCGGATTCCTCcgaaactaataaaaaaattgaagaagcTCAGAAAACAATTGCAAATGTTATTAAATCATCCATTCCTGAACTTACTGATAAAAGTAGTAGTTATACTCCAGTggaaaacaatgataaaaataatgaagtcgTTTCATCAACTGTAACAATCAAAACACCTGAGTCAATATCCACTGAGACAAATCCTATAGTTTGGAAGGGTGATTTAAATATGCCTGATGTTGCCAAATTTTCCGTCACTGCTCACCAGGTAAACTACCGTCTCTTAATTTCTAatctttctaaatatatattttcttttttataaggtATCTGGAACAACCGATTATTTAACCGTTGATCTAAAACCATTACTTAAAATTGTCGGAAGAATTGATCCAACGACTGTGTGGGAATATATCGCAAAGATGAAAGAAAGTCCTAACAAGGAAGTGCTCTTAGTAAGACTTGAACCAACGTCAGAAGATGAAAAGACTCcatatatgtcattttttaattatctccTAAATCGAAATAGGTAATTTTTGTTAGTCTTATTTGAATGCctcaatttaatttacatacatgAAATAGGTTCGGTGTTGTTGGGGACAGTACGGGAAAAGTGGTGAAAGACTGTTATATCCTTCCTTTGGGTGCTACACAAACTGTTCATAATTGTATGTTACCGTATGAAGGTCCTGGattagaatttttgaaatcaaatatgCTTCTTGCACTTATTGTGCGAGGGAAACGAAAGAGAGCTGCCGATTATCAACCGATAAAACCAAATTCTCAATCATATAATCCACAAAAAAGCAAAGTGCAGATATTGGATATGGCTCCGTCTGAATTTACTGAATTGCGTGATACGAAAAGTGGTAAATATCATCATGAGTTACTGTTCAATATCATAACATTTATCGTGGACCTGGAGTTAGCCAAAGTGTAACAAAagcaattttatttgaattaagatatctacaattttcaaaataactaatttttttttactaaatgtgACTTGTTAGACATATGCTCTGGGACatgatatatcaaattaatataatttctacattttttgaaCTTAAATGTCTTTGTTCCTAAAGGTACAAATCCACGGAAAAGGGATTCGGAACAAAGCTATACTCCCGTTCTTTCTAAAGGAAAATATGCTAAAAAATCAGAAGACAATGAAGTTTACGATCCTGAAAGTGCTTTTCCGGAAGAGGCTAATAGTTctaccaaaagaaaaaaggtgGATGTCAATAATCCAAAGTTTAGTGATGAAGAAGATAATCAAAACATCAGTGAACCTCGTCCGATCACATCAACTAGTGGAGGCTTCACTGAAAAGTTGGCTCAATTAACTGCTGAAattgaaatgcaaaaaaaagaaataaattctaTTGAAAACACTATAAATAGTAAAAGTGTGGATACGCATAGAGATCCGAGACAAAAGTCAACTGTTCCCTCTAGATTAAGTAATATGACTGATGAAGATCTTATGGCTAAAGCTCAAGAAATGTTAGACCTTCAGAATTCTTCATCTGGAAGTCAAACAAGTCAAGAATTGGTGAATAATTCTACTGCTCATATGCAAAGCTCTACCTTTAATATGCCTCAGACGATCATGGGAGTATCCAACTCTGATCAGCAAACAggtaattattatacataaatcatGTATAATAGAAGTGGTAGTTACTAAAAAATGTTCAAAGTCATCATATATATCCGTTCATTGTATAATGTTTGCGGgtttgtttaacattttttacacaattatTGGCCTTTTCATAATCCATAACTATGACGAAATTCCAATGTTTTTAGCTGCAAAAAGGCTCAATTCAACTCAACTTTGCTAAGCGGCAAGGCCTCACTATTATATTGCCTTCTAGGCTCAGGGGGGCAAATACACCTTATGATATCATCATGAATAAGTTGAGGGAGATAAGAAATTTGTCTACTAGATATTTgtgaagaattattttaaaagtgcgGCAAACCGAGGCTCTGACGGATTAacgaacaaattaaaaaatttgaaatttgaaaccaaaataaataaattaaaattgatttctttcttAAAGAAGtctgtattataaatattgtctattttattataaacatgaTTGCATTATTGAAATGCCTTAAGAAGATTATATTACCCAAATTGTTGTAAAGAGGATGGATTCTTCATATGGATATTTATTCAAGATCGCATATAGTgtttcctatttaaaaaaaaaaaaaaaaaaaaacacaattcaaACCATTGATCACCTGCGTTCAGTCCAGATCTGgtattcaaaatacatttgactgcttttagaagaaaaaaaaggttgtcAGAAAAGTATTTAATGACTTAGATAACGAAAGTAGTATGGAAGGGGATCTAGAGAACCATGACTTCCGGGGCTTTAAATGAGGGATTTGGGAATATCTCTGAAATTGAGGTTTAGAGACATTGAGACTATattgatcatttataaattaaataacgcATTTCTAAGTAATTAGGTgcactttatatatgtatttcattttgcaaatatcaattcctagtatatatttttttttttagctgtagCATGGAATAATAGCGTGTGTTGGAATATAAATCCTAATAACGGACCATGGCCCCATTCTGATCAAAGGTTTGAACAGATAGCTGGAGATCCCCAAAATACATGGAACAATAGTGGCTTAAATAGTAGTCAATATAACAATCACAATTCTAACTGGTATGATGGTGATGGAAGTAGTAGAGGAGGAGGCTGGACATCAAATCGTAACGGTAATCGTAAAAGAAAATCTCCATCACCATCTGGAAATTTCTCTAATAACTATCGTAGATAATAATGTGATTAttgcttctttttctttgattcaaaaaagtacaaaattataattaaccaTTCTTTAGTTTTATGTGTTGTCGTTCTTCTTAAGCATGGTTTTATTGCTGAAAAGATCCCAATGTTTTTttcagttgtcattattacctacttatataattacatgaattatttttcctacATAGTTGATGTTGTAATTCAActagacaatattttttctctctctcttttatttGTTCAACTCTATATAAAAGTCATTTAAGCCCCAAGTATATAATAAGTtgaatttgcaatatttatcatgtataaaagaagaaaataataacaaatttacatGTATCCTTCATATTAAATGTGTTTCACAactatgttattaataaaaaaaatttgaatttattcatttgcTTCGAGAAATACTATACTCGAActtggattttgattttttagcttgataaattcattaaacaatcaaatatCCCTTTTTGGAGGACTTAAAACATCCcaaacatttgaatatgtaaaaaaattgcatactttttcattttttctttggatGATTTTTAGAGTATGCAAATATGACCATAAcgtgtttttatttcataattttccaaagctataATCATTATTCTTAAGGAGGGAAAATCGAAGTATAAAGTGTTCGTCTGcttatgaaagacggagagGAATTGTTGGGGATTATAAGTATATGTCTATGGAACTTCAGATAATTGGAATATAGTTTGGCGTCTTGTGTGAATATATGTTTGGATTTGTATAGTCAATTTTTAGTTCATCTTAAAAATGAGTTGagaattcatttttaacaacgagcgtgtATAGTTAAAGCCCAAGTCAGGTAgagctctagagactaaagtactcccttgTTCATCACgtcatatttctttaattttaggGATTAGAACTTGAGACTCAACTTGATTTCATTAGCAAatacttgacttggactcgataGCTAATTTAGATTGAActcaaaaaaatccttaacaCTATGGACctagatgaaaatattcaagcagTTGAgttgtgagcaaagacttggACTGACAATATAAGGATAATTTCCTACCACCTCTGGATATCGacgtttaaatttttcataagagGTCATTCATAAATCACGATGTCCTTTTGTACATCATTTTTAACCTCTGTGGACTTAAgtggttcttttatttttttaaagaaaagatctgtctctccaaaaaaaaaaaaaaaaaaaaaagaagctcaaTCCCTATTCCATCTTTTGTACCCtgttctctatgacgtcatttatgacAATATTGGCATACTATTCAAGTTTACATGGTTTAAGTTGACCCCACTCCCTCCCCAACGAAGAGAGACTTGGTTGTAGGCCTTACCCTTTCCTCTATGTGGTAACGTGGTTTGTGAATGTATCatagttaaatttttgcaaCGGATATTTACAAAGACtaatatttcaagtattaaagtaattgtaatatggtaaataaagttaaaatatacgAGACCTTTCTTGATTGAGTGATCAGTGAAGGGTGTCCTGAAGTGGCTTACAAGTTAGAAAGGCATATGTTGCATTAAATTTAGCTTCATGATCATcctaatataaattcaaaatcgTTTATTCCGCAGTTCTCCAATAATATTTCCTCAGTTGTCTTCagataatttttaacttttttttttattggaagtTATGTGACGAGACAAAAATGTGTTGTGATATAAGACTgatatttgtactattttattaaatacctCTATAATATAGTCAGGTTCAACTAGCTTCAACACACTGTGAATCTAAAGAAATTTAACGGAACATTTTCAAACAAATGAGACATAACAATTTTCGTAAAAGTTGTgacaaaacaattaaaacattttggcattttaccaaatttataaatataatttagaataattatataatgagtTACGTTTCTCATGAAGTGAGCAGGTTCTGGAGCtaattgaaaatatgatttttccccacttttttatagaaataaatatggggtcatttttttagaagaaaaaatatcctcTAGTGGTcctgtttaatattttttcataaatatttatgaaatacgTTTTTTAGAAGTGGATATTGTATTATCCACTTTTCGTAAAgacattattcatttttaagtgaccttttttagaaaggttattttttcatttgcctcgaataaaaatatgttctataaaataaattgatctgaataattatttaaatcatctGAGAGCCCCGCAAGTTGCTTAATTtagaagaggaagaaggatTCTGGTGAGAATTGAgtgttgtttttaaaagaggCTCTTTGTTCGAATGATAATATAGTTTATTAGTGATAAGTAAATAGATTATTCAATTAATggttaataatagtaaattataattcttttagcATGTattcatcttgaaatatatgaagtgatgaaaattatgtgtaattggggcatgttaaaaaagaaaaaggaaattcattGTACAAAATAATGGGTACGTTTATtaaaatctaccatcaccactttctctttctaattattcttcctttttttttctctctctctctctctttctataccaataacttttttccctAGACTCAATCAGATATTAATCCTACAGCaacctaatatattaaaatgcatcatacaatacataaatatatcaacatgATATTTTGGATCGTGCAAAGTACACCAATGGTCATTACTATACTCATAATTCCCCATAGTCTAATTCTATTCGTGAATTTAGTAGAGGAAACATGCGTGCAGATATCTTCAATGCTCTTGTATCCAAAGAAGCTGCGATTGGGTGCCTTCAAGCCCGAGGACTCCTTCCATCGTTCGTGATTAGTTCGTGCGGCAGGAGTTGTAAGGAAGTATTGCGTGCAGACAGGCATCCCAAAGTATAGGTGTTCTCGGCCATcttgtaggaaaatatattcaattattattattattttttttttttttttttttgggggggatagAGACAGTGAGGATTGTTTCATGGTTGAGGTGGAAGACCGAACAGCGACTACTCTGTTGCCCCTCATCGCAAAGTACGTTGAACCCGGAACTACTGTCATGTCTGAGGATTGGCCGTCCTATAGGCGAGTATATTCCTTAGGAATGCAACACGTTACTGTGGTgcataagataaattatttgaacCCCTTGACTGGAGCTCATACTCAGACTATTGAGTCTTTGTAGAGTCAAGTCAAGGGCATAATGCGTAAGCTAGGTGTTTTCAACAATTCAAGAGATCTCTTTCCCATCTATCTCCCAGAGTATATGTGGCGACAGAAATTCT includes:
- the pps gene encoding death-inducer obliterator 1 isoform X1; this encodes MISSFVNETQDEDGNKSVTVTIDDSGKINVDQEVLKSILDSNQQSATVTFVRIGEEEHPPGLNEEGDIILDTEEMTRLEKVLRSDEAKDFLSTVLAQTPTLIQENALTSVSMDGSLEATVVVDVVPPQQPNQVSPIILAQNDSPFLSPVDMKKEGGKMTRRSQRQMDKEMKEEAERIRLENQALMRKELEATQPSPNPPLPPPPPAQSPNTGRPKRERKVPAHLMTGDYESSLLPTLTITNEPPKIKRHISAGKVGPPPEAENEGGNIKDKDFVNNEDDDDEDSGDWNSEDDPERLWCICNQPHNNRFMICCDSCLDWFHGKCVGITKKMGKEMEEASHLWKCPKCTVNLLNAEKTTPTKSQPTPSKKTPIKMKKEELRKKTIVESEKKKERSCFVCDKPPRMNSIFCSDDCISKHANKAKALLHKSRPKASENISQPSANSGKTQVLVIEPNTNTMLNGPNAPTEGTLEVWLKSHPTFHVVMPTSLPTSKFYGNSSKKAPPKVISPHHYNTGNKNIQISPDGSRVLTVKKSPSQFMSSEELREAERKKIQKSLQQHVQKESLSKKIHQQPQKLSNMSKVRKEQPIRAKSPPRKSAPSPPPPSIVDPKPIRANAVKGFYDALKGRLSKVNDVQIADVDLNSLVEEIEESLFRYYNKDVTSKYKAKYRSLVFNIKDEKNTGFFRKIVSRKINSKDLVSLTAEEMANKELQRWREKELKNDIEKIKSHELDMIKLGSKFVMKSHKGEIAIEGEEATTNVSTVVSGANPPLKLPEEINETEIVISSRRKDVIEGSLTWDHGTHEFEPTCDVCNGKKTLEEFLTIKVSKDQRDQKQEKSSKHSKSSSHHHKHDEDRDNRKSESKGSDKKHSSSSKHKGRRRSRSRDRDRKRSSKERKSSSKERSYSSKERIYSSKSRSSSSKDKQSKESSDKSSNSHRRSSRDESKDSSRHTSPSKSSSSRSKHSHKSSKEPSSSSKSSHEKSKTSSSSSSHSSRDDSNKVNKSLGEIWSSKRNDDPPKEDVVVPPDSSETNKKIEEAQKTIANVIKSSIPELTDKSSSYTPVENNDKNNEVVSSTVTIKTPESISTETNPIVWKGDLNMPDVAKFSVTAHQVSGTTDYLTVDLKPLLKIVGRIDPTTVWEYIAKMKESPNKEVLLVRLEPTSEDEKTPYMSFFNYLLNRNRFGVVGDSTGKVVKDCYILPLGATQTVHNCMLPYEGPGLEFLKSNMLLALIVRGKRKRAADYQPIKPNSQSYNPQKSKVQILDMAPSEFTELRDTKSGTNPRKRDSEQSYTPVLSKGKYAKKSEDNEVYDPESAFPEEANSSTKRKKVDVNNPKFSDEEDNQNISEPRPITSTSGGFTEKLAQLTAEIEMQKKEINSIENTINSKSVDTHRDPRQKSTVPSRLSNMTDEDLMAKAQEMLDLQNSSSGSQTSQELVNNSTAHMQSSTFNMPQTIMGVSNSDQQTAVAWNNSVCWNINPNNGPWPHSDQRFEQIAGDPQNTWNNSGLNSSQYNNHNSNWYDGDGSSRGGGWTSNRNGNRKRKSPSPSGNFSNNYRR
- the pps gene encoding death-inducer obliterator 1 isoform X2; this encodes MKKEGGKMTRRSQRQMDKEMKEEAERIRLENQALMRKELEATQPSPNPPLPPPPPAQSPNTGRPKRERKVPAHLMTGDYESSLLPTLTITNEPPKIKRHISAGKVGPPPEAENEGGNIKDKDFVNNEDDDDEDSGDWNSEDDPERLWCICNQPHNNRFMICCDSCLDWFHGKCVGITKKMGKEMEEASHLWKCPKCTVNLLNAEKTTPTKSQPTPSKKTPIKMKKEELRKKTIVESEKKKERSCFVCDKPPRMNSIFCSDDCISKHANKAKALLHKSRPKASENISQPSANSGKTQVLVIEPNTNTMLNGPNAPTEGTLEVWLKSHPTFHVVMPTSLPTSKFYGNSSKKAPPKVISPHHYNTGNKNIQISPDGSRVLTVKKSPSQFMSSEELREAERKKIQKSLQQHVQKESLSKKIHQQPQKLSNMSKVRKEQPIRAKSPPRKSAPSPPPPSIVDPKPIRANAVKGFYDALKGRLSKVNDVQIADVDLNSLVEEIEESLFRYYNKDVTSKYKAKYRSLVFNIKDEKNTGFFRKIVSRKINSKDLVSLTAEEMANKELQRWREKELKNDIEKIKSHELDMIKLGSKFVMKSHKGEIAIEGEEATTNVSTVVSGANPPLKLPEEINETEIVISSRRKDVIEGSLTWDHGTHEFEPTCDVCNGKKTLEEFLTIKVSKDQRDQKQEKSSKHSKSSSHHHKHDEDRDNRKSESKGSDKKHSSSSKHKGRRRSRSRDRDRKRSSKERKSSSKERSYSSKERIYSSKSRSSSSKDKQSKESSDKSSNSHRRSSRDESKDSSRHTSPSKSSSSRSKHSHKSSKEPSSSSKSSHEKSKTSSSSSSHSSRDDSNKVNKSLGEIWSSKRNDDPPKEDVVVPPDSSETNKKIEEAQKTIANVIKSSIPELTDKSSSYTPVENNDKNNEVVSSTVTIKTPESISTETNPIVWKGDLNMPDVAKFSVTAHQVSGTTDYLTVDLKPLLKIVGRIDPTTVWEYIAKMKESPNKEVLLVRLEPTSEDEKTPYMSFFNYLLNRNRFGVVGDSTGKVVKDCYILPLGATQTVHNCMLPYEGPGLEFLKSNMLLALIVRGKRKRAADYQPIKPNSQSYNPQKSKVQILDMAPSEFTELRDTKSGTNPRKRDSEQSYTPVLSKGKYAKKSEDNEVYDPESAFPEEANSSTKRKKVDVNNPKFSDEEDNQNISEPRPITSTSGGFTEKLAQLTAEIEMQKKEINSIENTINSKSVDTHRDPRQKSTVPSRLSNMTDEDLMAKAQEMLDLQNSSSGSQTSQELVNNSTAHMQSSTFNMPQTIMGVSNSDQQTAVAWNNSVCWNINPNNGPWPHSDQRFEQIAGDPQNTWNNSGLNSSQYNNHNSNWYDGDGSSRGGGWTSNRNGNRKRKSPSPSGNFSNNYRR